GCACCGCTGTCAGCTTAAAACCTACTACCAGACAGTTTTTTTCGCCTGCCGAAAACCGACCAAACGCCCTTTGTCTATTGGGCACTTAAGTGCATTTTTGGCAAAAATAAATGCATTTGTGCATTGACCTGATATGCGTCTGTGCATACTCTCTATCTCAAGCCGTTAATAAAGGGCTGTCGGCAAGGACTATATTTACTGAAACGCCTGGATGAGCAAGCTTTTTGTGGTACCTGCTTAAAGAGACATAGTTTGAACCCAACTCACATCACTCACCCACTACCTCCGGGAGGCGCGACATGGCAAACGAGCAACAAGCGTTGCTGGACATGCCGATCTGGCTGGGCATCGGTCTCGCCCTGGTGGGCGGGGTGTCCGGCGAAATGTGGCGCGCTGACAAGGAGGGGGCTAGGGGTTGGTCGCTGTTGCGACGCCTGGCACTGCGTTCTGGGGCCTGCGTGATCTGCGGGATCTCGGCAATCATGTTGCTATACGCCGCCGGCGTATCGATCTGGGCCGCAGGTGCCTTCGGCTGCCTCACGGCGATGGCCGGTGCGGACGTGGCCATCGGGCTTTACGAGCGCTGGGCCGCCAAGCGGATTGGCGTTTGCGAAATGCCGCCGCGCGATTCTCGTTCCGATCAACGGTGAGGCTGCATCGCTGATCTTCGCGTTGCTGTAGGGGGGGGCACTGATGCCTGCCACCTAAAGAATCTGATGCTCAGCGAATTATCGCCATCACCGATGCAGGCGATAGCGCACTGATTGCCCAGCAGGCGCGTCAGGCCTATGTCAGAGCCCTCGCTCGCTAACATTTTGATCGATCCTGAACCTTGCAAGCGTGATCGGCTCGTGTACGGTAGGCCTCATTCCGCTCGATCAGGAGAGAGCCGTGAAAGATATCACTCAGCTGGCCGCTGAACTTGGCAGACGCTTGCAGGTTCTTAATGCCCACGTCACCACCGCCGAATCCTGTACCGGTGGTGGGATTGCCGAGGCGATCACCCGCATTCCGGGGAGTTCGGCCTGGTTCGAGGCCGGTTATGTCACGTATTCCAACTGCCAGAAAACCCAGCAATTGGACGTCCCGGCCGAGTTGTTTCCAACCGTCGGGGCGGTCAGTCGCGAGGTGGTCGAGGCCATGGTCCGCGGCGCGCAGGAAAAAAGTCGGGCGCGTTTTGCCGTGGCGGTCAGCGGTGTGGCAGGGCCGGATGGCGGGTCACCGAGCAAGCCGGTGGGCACGGTATGGCTGGCCTGGGGCGTCGGTGAGCAGGTGTTCAGCGAGGTGCAGTACTTTCCCGGGAATCGTGACGAGGTCCGCCGACAAACGGTGAAGGCCGCGCTAGAGGGGCTGTTGCGGCATGCCGCTGGAGAAATCTCAAATCAGGGGTAGGCGATCCTGAAACGCTGTGGAATAATACTGGCTACTTATACAGGTGTTGGCCGTCAGGCCTTATTGATTACGTGAGGACTTTAATGGACGACAACAAGAAGAAAGCCTTGGCTGCGGCCCTGGGTCAGATCGAACGTCAATTCGGCAAGGGTGCCGTAATGCGTATGGGCGATCAGGACCGTCAGGCGATCCCGGCTATTTCCACTGGCTCTCTGGGTCTGGACATCGCGCTCGGCATTGGCGGTCTGCCAAAAGGCCGTATCGTTGAGATCTACGGTCCTGAATCCTCCGGTAAAACCACCCTGACACTGTCGGTGATCGCCCAGGCTCAAAAAGCCGGTGCGACCTGCGCATTCGTCGACGCCGAACATGCCCTCGACCCTGAGTACGCCGGCAAACTGGGCGTCAACGTCGACGATCTGCTGGTTTCCCAACCGGACACCGGCGAGCAGGCCCTGGAAATCACCGACATGCTGGTGCGTTCAAACGCGGTTGACGTGATCATCGTCGACTCCGTGGCTGCTCTGGTGCCAAAGGCTGAAATCGAAGGCGAAATGGGCGACATGCACGTGGGCCTGCAAGCCCGTCTGATGTCCCAGGCGCTGCGTAAAATCACCGGTAACATCAAGAACGCCAACTGCCTGGTGATCTTCATCAACCAGATCCGCATGAAGATCGGCGTGATGTTCGGCAGCCCGGAAACCACCACCGGTGGTAACGCGCTGAAGTTCTACGCATCGGTTCGTCTGGACATCCGCCGTACTGGCGCGGTGAAAGAAGGTGATGAAGTCGTCGGTAGCGAAACCCGCGTCAAGGTCGTGAAGAACAAGGTGGCTTCGCCGTTCCGTCAGGC
The window above is part of the Pseudomonas sp. B21-048 genome. Proteins encoded here:
- a CDS encoding phage holin family protein; translation: MANEQQALLDMPIWLGIGLALVGGVSGEMWRADKEGARGWSLLRRLALRSGACVICGISAIMLLYAAGVSIWAAGAFGCLTAMAGADVAIGLYERWAAKRIGVCEMPPRDSRSDQR
- a CDS encoding CinA family protein, with the protein product MKDITQLAAELGRRLQVLNAHVTTAESCTGGGIAEAITRIPGSSAWFEAGYVTYSNCQKTQQLDVPAELFPTVGAVSREVVEAMVRGAQEKSRARFAVAVSGVAGPDGGSPSKPVGTVWLAWGVGEQVFSEVQYFPGNRDEVRRQTVKAALEGLLRHAAGEISNQG
- the recA gene encoding recombinase RecA, yielding MDDNKKKALAAALGQIERQFGKGAVMRMGDQDRQAIPAISTGSLGLDIALGIGGLPKGRIVEIYGPESSGKTTLTLSVIAQAQKAGATCAFVDAEHALDPEYAGKLGVNVDDLLVSQPDTGEQALEITDMLVRSNAVDVIIVDSVAALVPKAEIEGEMGDMHVGLQARLMSQALRKITGNIKNANCLVIFINQIRMKIGVMFGSPETTTGGNALKFYASVRLDIRRTGAVKEGDEVVGSETRVKVVKNKVASPFRQAEFQILYGKGIYLNGEMIDLGVLHGFVEKSGAWYAYEGTKIGQGKANSAKFLADNPEIAAKLEKQLRDKLLTPAPDVKASPVKETADDLADADI